The following are from one region of the Rosistilla carotiformis genome:
- a CDS encoding Minf_1886 family protein — protein sequence MNTGIRAFADLLEHDQRFKFEAYQFVRESLSYAHDVLRVSDDPAFSDEESRHLTGQQLCEACRRYALEQYGFLAKLVLNDWGIFTTSDLGEIVYNLIRIEQMRKSDSDRREDFDDVFAFETAFQPEFESLSKARV from the coding sequence ATGAACACTGGAATACGCGCCTTTGCCGATTTACTGGAACATGACCAACGCTTCAAATTTGAAGCGTATCAATTTGTTCGCGAGTCGCTGTCGTACGCCCACGATGTTTTGCGAGTCAGCGACGATCCGGCTTTTAGTGATGAAGAGAGCCGGCATCTGACAGGGCAACAATTGTGTGAAGCCTGCCGACGTTACGCCCTCGAACAATACGGCTTCCTGGCCAAGTTGGTGCTCAACGATTGGGGCATCTTCACGACCAGCGACCTGGGCGAAATTGTTTACAACTTGATTCGCATCGAACAGATGCGGAAAAGTGATTCCGACCGGCGAGAAGATTTCGACGATGTCTTTGCGTTTGAGACGGCTTTTCAACCCGAATTTGAATCGCTGTCTAAAGCGCGCGTGTAA
- a CDS encoding WD40 repeat domain-containing protein, which produces MKSVRGVRCASFSLFVLFVVVTPLMAVDEEPKPAVSEKAADVPATPVADTKPADAKPADAKPADAKPADAKPADAKPADAKPADAKPADAKPADAKPADAKPADAKPADAKPADAKPADAKPADAKPADAKPADAKPADAKPADAKPADAKPADAKPADAKPADAKPADAKPADDNSDAVTSWPHRWVTSLSAHSGRVCAGVADGLLLRESSVVSVASANPSASETLYSHPTSVWAVAVSPDGSAVASTDYKGNLAVYHFEGQQRTMKEAVFERWTRALAFAPDGNVLVAANEAGKVFVYDIAKGEVTQSVELDGQQIYAVAFSDDGQLLAAGDGAGSVHVLKFAGLESVKKVACGEAPIWAVRFSADNKQIFAGGTDRQLRRLDVDGAGEPTLLGQASDWITAIDRNPGTTQIAIGSMDGTMYTSDGNNFDMIGKVPSGIWSVVFADGKLLAATRKHMVASFVPSWKSGYVAPDIAELKK; this is translated from the coding sequence ATGAAATCTGTCCGTGGCGTCCGATGCGCTAGCTTCTCGCTTTTCGTTTTGTTCGTCGTTGTAACGCCGCTGATGGCGGTGGATGAAGAACCGAAACCCGCAGTATCCGAAAAAGCCGCCGACGTCCCGGCCACTCCCGTTGCCGACACCAAACCGGCGGATGCGAAACCGGCTGATGCGAAACCGGCGGATGCGAAACCGGCGGATGCGAAACCAGCTGACGCGAAACCAGCTGACGCAAAACCAGCTGACGCAAAACCAGCTGACGCAAAACCAGCTGACGCAAAACCGGCTGACGCGAAACCAGCGGATGCGAAACCGGCTGATGCGAAACCGGCTGATGCGAAACCGGCTGATGCAAAACCGGCTGATGCAAAACCGGCTGATGCGAAACCGGCTGATGCGAAACCGGCTGATGCGAAACCGGCTGATGCGAAACCGGCTGATGCGAAACCGGCTGATGCGAAACCGGCTGATGCGAAACCGGCTGATGCGAAACCGGCGGATGCGAAACCGGCGGACGACAATTCCGATGCGGTCACCTCTTGGCCGCATCGCTGGGTAACTTCGTTGTCGGCGCATTCGGGGCGAGTTTGTGCCGGTGTCGCCGATGGACTGTTGTTGCGTGAGTCGAGTGTTGTCAGTGTCGCCAGTGCAAATCCTTCGGCCAGTGAAACGCTCTATTCGCACCCGACGAGTGTCTGGGCGGTGGCGGTCTCACCCGACGGTTCAGCGGTTGCTAGCACAGATTACAAGGGCAACCTCGCCGTTTATCATTTTGAAGGCCAGCAGCGGACGATGAAAGAAGCGGTCTTCGAACGATGGACCCGCGCGTTGGCGTTTGCACCCGACGGCAACGTTCTCGTAGCGGCCAATGAAGCGGGGAAGGTCTTCGTTTATGACATCGCAAAAGGGGAAGTCACCCAAAGTGTCGAACTGGATGGCCAGCAGATTTATGCGGTCGCCTTTTCGGATGATGGCCAACTTTTGGCAGCGGGTGATGGTGCCGGCTCCGTCCATGTCTTGAAGTTTGCAGGACTGGAATCCGTGAAAAAAGTAGCGTGTGGTGAAGCTCCGATTTGGGCAGTCCGCTTCTCTGCGGACAACAAACAAATCTTCGCTGGCGGCACCGACCGACAGTTACGACGGTTGGATGTCGACGGTGCTGGCGAACCGACATTATTAGGACAGGCTTCCGATTGGATCACAGCGATCGACCGCAATCCGGGAACAACCCAGATAGCGATTGGATCGATGGATGGTACGATGTATACAAGCGATGGAAACAACTTCGACATGATCGGCAAAGTCCCCAGCGGGATCTGGTCGGTCGTCTTCGCGGATGGCAAATTGCTGGCTGCGACGCGCAAGCATATGGTCGCTAGCTTCGTTCCTTCCTGGAAATCGGGCTATGTCGCCCCCGATATCGCGGAGCTTAAAAAGTAG
- a CDS encoding PSP1 domain-containing protein: MSTAPPTDETKSSPMKYVVRCGSLRTLHVATSKSSFHYGEKVIVRTDRGMETGEVLVEATEHTLSHMADPPGGQILRSVSGDDVNDLSHISDQSRQEFDACKRHIQRLRLDMKLVDIEHLFGGERVVVYYLADKRVDFRQLVRDLAAEFQTRVEMRQIGVRDEAKLLADYGDCGKPVCCNTHLSAMPPVSMRMAKLQKATLDPSKISGRCGRLKCCLRYEFDTYEELQRELPPPGAQVLTRDGKATVIFQEILAQQLLVQTEDNRRVLIDLSDVLSVVKKNATNDNRTTSKSKKKQKSKKLDTPSDAGGEENL; this comes from the coding sequence ATGTCCACTGCGCCCCCTACCGACGAAACCAAGTCGTCTCCCATGAAATACGTGGTGCGATGCGGTTCGTTGCGCACCTTGCACGTGGCGACTTCGAAATCAAGCTTCCATTACGGCGAAAAAGTGATCGTGCGGACCGACCGCGGCATGGAGACCGGCGAAGTGTTGGTCGAAGCGACAGAGCACACGCTGTCGCATATGGCCGATCCCCCCGGCGGTCAGATATTGCGTTCGGTCAGCGGTGACGATGTCAACGATCTTAGCCACATTTCCGATCAAAGCCGCCAAGAGTTCGACGCTTGCAAACGCCATATCCAGCGACTCCGGCTGGATATGAAACTTGTCGACATCGAACATCTTTTTGGCGGTGAGCGGGTCGTTGTCTATTATTTGGCCGACAAACGAGTCGACTTTCGGCAACTGGTGCGCGACCTTGCGGCGGAGTTTCAGACGCGCGTCGAAATGCGACAGATCGGAGTCCGCGACGAAGCCAAATTGCTGGCGGATTACGGTGACTGTGGCAAACCGGTTTGCTGTAATACCCACCTTTCGGCAATGCCTCCGGTTTCGATGCGGATGGCCAAGTTGCAGAAAGCGACGCTCGATCCTTCAAAAATTTCGGGACGCTGCGGGCGACTGAAGTGTTGCCTGCGATACGAATTTGATACCTACGAAGAACTGCAGCGTGAGTTGCCGCCGCCGGGAGCCCAGGTGCTCACCCGCGACGGAAAAGCGACGGTGATCTTCCAAGAGATTTTAGCCCAACAATTGTTGGTGCAGACCGAGGACAATCGCCGAGTATTGATCGACCTTTCCGATGTGCTGTCGGTTGTCAAGAAGAACGCGACAAACGACAATCGAACGACGTCTAAGAGCAAGAAGAAGCAGAAGTCCAAAAAGCTTGATACGCCTTCCGATGCGGGGGGAGAAGAGAATCTATGA
- the truB gene encoding tRNA pseudouridine(55) synthase TruB encodes MFGILNVHKPQGITSRAAVNRVYRAVRPNKAGHAGTLDPLARGVLLVPIGSASRLVPYLHLLPKRYVAKFAFGKSSPSDDSETEVTEHPHLPAPTRLQLEQACDAMRGQVMQRPPAYSAIKVDGKRSYKMARHGDLQSLPERPVQIHQITMLRYEFPELELEIDCGSGTYVRSIGRDLAQGLGTEAIMTSLVRTAIGPFTVEDSISIDRLTPEAARAALQPAARGIMHMPQLVLDDAEVTEIINGRMIPFRWSGPGCINDPQEIAALDQAGRLRGILYSRDGGLGPKRVFPESMD; translated from the coding sequence ATGTTCGGAATTTTGAACGTTCACAAACCTCAAGGGATCACGTCGCGGGCGGCAGTGAATCGTGTCTATCGCGCCGTGCGGCCGAACAAAGCTGGCCATGCCGGGACGCTTGACCCATTGGCTCGCGGTGTTCTTTTGGTTCCGATTGGCAGCGCTTCTCGGTTGGTTCCCTACCTGCATCTGCTGCCTAAACGCTACGTCGCGAAGTTCGCGTTCGGCAAGTCGAGTCCGTCGGACGACTCCGAAACCGAAGTCACCGAACACCCTCACTTGCCCGCACCCACACGGCTCCAACTGGAACAGGCCTGCGATGCGATGCGGGGACAAGTCATGCAGCGGCCACCCGCCTATTCGGCGATCAAAGTCGACGGAAAGCGGTCCTATAAGATGGCCCGCCACGGTGACCTCCAAAGCCTGCCTGAACGACCGGTGCAGATCCATCAGATCACCATGCTGCGCTACGAATTTCCAGAACTGGAACTGGAGATCGATTGTGGTTCGGGAACCTATGTCCGCAGCATCGGCCGCGACTTGGCTCAGGGCTTGGGAACCGAAGCGATCATGACATCATTGGTCCGAACGGCGATCGGACCGTTCACGGTCGAGGATTCGATCTCGATCGATCGGCTCACTCCCGAAGCCGCCCGGGCTGCACTGCAGCCTGCGGCGCGGGGCATCATGCACATGCCGCAGCTCGTCCTGGACGACGCGGAAGTGACCGAGATCATCAATGGCCGAATGATTCCGTTTCGCTGGTCGGGGCCCGGATGTATCAACGATCCGCAAGAGATCGCCGCGCTGGATCAGGCGGGGCGATTGCGCGGGATCCTGTATTCGCGCGATGGTGGTTTAGGCCCGAAGCGTGTTTTTCCCGAATCGATGGACTAG
- the hemL gene encoding glutamate-1-semialdehyde 2,1-aminomutase, translating to MSEPQAKAVTAVGPNSVAAFERACQLMPGGVNSPARAFGAVGGSPLFIESANGPYLYDIDGRRYLDYIGSWGPMILGHQNPAVVAAVQAAVLRGTSYGAPTEAESELAERIIEAVPSIDKVRLVNSGTEATMSAIRVARGYTGREKIVKFAGNYHGHVDSLLVSAGSAAATLGVPDSPGVTKGAGGDTIVLPHNDLAAVEAAFAAHPGQIAAVILEPVVGNMGCVPPNDGFLQGLRDLTARDGVVLIFDEVMTGFRVAFGGAQERYGVTPDMTTLGKIVGGGMPLGAYGGRREIMDQVLPAGKVFQAGTLSGNPVAVAAGNATLKRLKDQPPYAYLEQIGTRLANGFRDAATVVGLPHQVQQVGSMLTLFFNDAPVTNWEQSDRNDRQRYAAFFWGLITRGVYPPCSQFEAMFLSETHTEAMIDETIAAAKEVLAEIAATA from the coding sequence ATGTCAGAACCTCAAGCAAAAGCCGTCACCGCCGTAGGCCCGAACAGTGTAGCCGCCTTTGAGCGCGCGTGTCAGTTGATGCCCGGCGGTGTCAACAGTCCGGCCCGCGCATTTGGGGCAGTCGGCGGATCGCCTTTGTTCATCGAATCCGCCAACGGCCCCTACCTGTACGATATCGATGGCCGTCGCTATCTGGACTACATCGGCTCCTGGGGACCAATGATTCTGGGGCATCAGAATCCCGCTGTCGTGGCGGCGGTTCAAGCGGCGGTTTTGCGAGGCACCAGTTACGGCGCGCCGACCGAAGCGGAATCGGAACTGGCCGAAAGAATCATCGAAGCGGTTCCAAGCATCGATAAAGTTCGCTTGGTCAATTCGGGAACGGAAGCGACGATGAGTGCGATCCGCGTTGCTCGGGGTTACACCGGTCGCGAGAAGATCGTGAAGTTCGCAGGCAATTACCATGGCCACGTCGACAGCCTGTTGGTCTCTGCCGGAAGCGCCGCGGCGACTCTGGGCGTTCCCGATTCGCCGGGAGTCACCAAGGGTGCTGGTGGCGATACGATCGTCTTGCCGCACAACGATTTGGCCGCCGTGGAAGCGGCCTTTGCCGCCCATCCCGGGCAGATCGCCGCCGTGATTTTGGAACCGGTCGTCGGCAACATGGGATGCGTGCCGCCGAACGATGGTTTTCTGCAAGGCCTTCGCGACCTGACCGCTCGTGACGGGGTCGTGTTGATTTTTGATGAAGTCATGACAGGGTTTCGTGTCGCGTTTGGCGGCGCACAAGAACGCTATGGCGTAACGCCTGACATGACAACGTTGGGAAAGATCGTCGGTGGCGGGATGCCGTTGGGCGCTTATGGCGGCCGCCGCGAGATCATGGATCAAGTTTTGCCCGCAGGAAAAGTGTTCCAGGCCGGCACCCTCAGCGGTAACCCGGTTGCCGTGGCTGCAGGTAACGCCACGCTGAAGCGTTTGAAGGATCAGCCGCCGTATGCCTACTTGGAACAAATCGGGACGCGTTTGGCAAACGGATTCCGCGACGCAGCCACCGTTGTCGGGTTACCGCATCAAGTGCAGCAGGTTGGCAGCATGTTGACGTTGTTCTTCAACGATGCCCCGGTCACCAATTGGGAACAATCCGACCGCAATGACCGGCAGCGCTACGCAGCATTTTTCTGGGGACTGATCACCCGCGGGGTCTATCCGCCGTGCAGTCAATTCGAAGCGATGTTCCTTTCGGAAACGCACACCGAAGCCATGATCGATGAAACGATCGCGGCGGCCAAAGAAGTGTTAGCAGAGATCGCCGCAACCGCTTAG
- a CDS encoding class I SAM-dependent methyltransferase, with product MANVRGLLLASLMFTAAVAPGQQPSDQATQYLGRVIAQTMSYHGAPWLIRQDRNKEENTDLVMQQLQLREGITACDLGCGNGYYTLKLAQQIGPTGKVLAVDIQPEMLTLLRARAEQEGHGNVVPILGDIDDPNLPKGEVDLVLLVDVYHEFSHPEPMLRSIRNALTDTGLIALLEYRMEDPTVPIKRLHKMSKTQILREYAANDLKLVREFNDLPWQHLMFFARSDSSLPEIEATRWTKANRVDPNR from the coding sequence ATGGCCAACGTCCGTGGGCTCCTCCTCGCATCGCTGATGTTCACCGCTGCGGTGGCACCCGGGCAGCAACCGTCCGACCAGGCGACCCAGTACCTAGGTCGCGTCATCGCGCAAACGATGTCATATCACGGGGCGCCGTGGTTGATCCGTCAAGATCGCAACAAGGAAGAAAACACCGATCTGGTGATGCAGCAATTGCAGTTGCGCGAAGGCATCACGGCGTGTGATCTGGGCTGCGGCAACGGATACTACACGCTCAAATTGGCCCAACAAATTGGCCCCACGGGCAAGGTGCTTGCGGTCGACATCCAGCCCGAGATGCTAACACTCCTTCGGGCTCGAGCTGAACAAGAGGGGCACGGCAATGTGGTCCCGATCCTGGGCGATATCGACGATCCCAATCTTCCCAAAGGTGAGGTCGACCTGGTTTTGCTGGTCGATGTCTATCACGAGTTTTCGCATCCCGAACCGATGCTACGTTCGATTCGCAATGCATTGACCGATACCGGACTAATCGCATTGCTGGAATACCGCATGGAAGATCCAACGGTACCAATCAAACGCTTGCACAAAATGTCCAAAACGCAAATCCTGCGTGAGTATGCCGCCAACGACCTCAAGTTGGTCCGCGAGTTCAACGACTTGCCATGGCAGCATTTGATGTTCTTCGCCCGCAGCGATTCTTCGTTACCAGAAATCGAAGCGACGCGATGGACCAAGGCGAATCGCGTCGATCCGAATCGCTAA